Genomic segment of Raphanus sativus cultivar WK10039 unplaced genomic scaffold, ASM80110v3 Scaffold5037, whole genome shotgun sequence:
TGGGGAAGAGTTATTTTCTTCTGGTTATCAAACCTCTCCTTTAGGGCTTTCCAAAGATCTAGAGGATCTTTTATCCTTGCATAGTCATGCGTAAGGTTTTCATCTAGGTGCTTTCTCAGAAATATTACGGCCTTAGCCTTTTCATGAGATGCCgttttgtttccttcttttatTGTGTCGAGTATTTTCTCTGAATCTAGATGAAGCTCCATATTAGTTATCCACGCCGTGTAATTTGCCCCAGTTATTTCTAAGGCCGGAAACTGAAGTTTCTCGATATTTGCCATTTCGAATTGCAGAgtgatcgtgctgataacgtgttataaaat
This window contains:
- the LOC130507641 gene encoding uncharacterized protein LOC130507641 — encoded protein: MANIEKLQFPALEITGANYTAWITNMELHLDSEKILDTIKEGNKTASHEKAKAVIFLRKHLDENLTHDYARIKDPLDLWKALKERFDNQKKITLPHALDEWANLRFQDFEKVETYNSAILRIAAQLEYCGKPVTEAEMLEKTYQTFHKNHYVLQEQYRNRGYTRFSELAVALMIAEKNNELLIKNHNIRPT